The following proteins are encoded in a genomic region of Glycine max cultivar Williams 82 chromosome 18, Glycine_max_v4.0, whole genome shotgun sequence:
- the LOC100812326 gene encoding serine/threonine-protein phosphatase PP2A-2 catalytic subunit yields the protein MPSHADLERQIEQLMDCKPLSESEVKALCDQARTILVEEWNVQPVKCPVTVCGDIHGQFYDLIELFRIGGNAPDTNYLFMGDYVDRGYYSVETVTLLVALKVRYRDRITILRGNHESRQITQVYGFYDECLRKYGNANVWKYFTDLFDYLPLTALIESQIFCLHGGLSPSLDTLDNIRALDRIQEVPHEGPMCDLLWSDPDDRCGWGISPRGAGYTFGQDIAAQFNHTNGLSLISRAHQLVMEGFNWCQDKNVVTVFSAPNYCYRCGNMAAILEIGENMDQNFLQFDPAPRQIEPDTTRKTPDYFL from the exons ATGCCGTCTCACGCGGATCTGGAGCGACAGATCGAGCAGCTGATGGACTGCAAGCCTCTGTCGGAGTCGGAGGTGAAGGCGCTGTGCGATCAAGCGAGGACGATTCTTGTGGAGGAGTGGAACGTGCAACCGGTTAAGTGCCCCGTCACCGTCTGCGGCGATATTCACGGCCAGTTCTACGATCTCATCGAGCTGTTTCGGATTGGAGGGAACGCTCCCGATACCAATTATCTCTTCATGGGTGATTATGTAG ATCGTGGATACTATTCAGTGGAGACTGTTACACTTTTGGTGGCTTTGAAAGTCCGTTATAGAGATAGAATCACAATTCTCAGGGGAAATCATGAAAGCCGTCAAATTACTCAAGT GTATGGCTTCTATGATGAATGCTTGAGAAAATATGGAAATGCGAATGTCTGGAAATACTTTACAgacttgtttgattatttgccTCTGACTGCCCTCATTGAGAGTCAG ATTTTCTGCTTGCATGGAGGTCTCTCACCTTCTTTGGATACACTGGATAACATCAGAGCATTGGATCGTATTCAAGAG GTTCCACATGAAGGACCAATGTGTGATCTCTTGTGGTCTGACCCTGATGATCGCTGTGGATGGGGAATATCTCCACGTGGTGCAGGATACACATTTGGGCAGGATATAGCTGCTCAGTTTAATCATACCAATGGCCTCTCCCTGATATCGAGAGCACATCAGCTTGTTATGGAAGGATTCAATTGGTGCCAG GACAAGAATGTGGTGACTGTATTTAGTGCTCCAAATTACTGTTATCGATGTGGGAATATGGCTGCCATACTAGAAATAGGAGAGAATATGGATCAGAATTTTCTTCAGTTTGATCCAGCTCCCAGGCAAATTGAGCCTGACACCACACGCAAGACTCCAGATTATTTTTTGTAA